One window of Sphingobacteriales bacterium genomic DNA carries:
- a CDS encoding histidine kinase → MKVGCCILWWIVVFVVAGVADIVAQQPLYIHYNIDKGLPAIQVYHVVQDNKGFVWFSTAMGVCRFDGSGFTTYTRPEDIPAIYVADLEASAKEELWLLYGQPDAAFFFQNSRYNASGSPFGELLPEQKRYFKQPVSCTLKETDLNTVWIGTWGGGVYRCTQYQTPQLRVQPLLSGKTITSIFKDREGNYWFTTLDDGVFLLTQPDVLTFTTADGLPANDLYTVTGSPYGQVWVGTGRGSVAYRPVDGGSWQVFENISNDNVFNRVNDISVDSDKQIWVATDGGLYFIDPSAGWFLLNLTPTTAFAPAENHQIWVGKYRFPTKINLKTGAETTVIPIQEQVNALSAVSDKLLWIGTSAGLYRHENGKNFYSGGKAPILAKPINDLQTDSMGRLWIATADIGILIKQQNTVIHLTTANGLNSNTCNAIFLDSNMRAWAATNKGLNRILMKEMDPATVEVKTYSRLDGLASDFVNDVWVNGDSVWVATVQGLTVLPVRDIPQDSISPPVYITSMSVWNNVVPPNPAYRLTYRQNNLSIAFTGLSYRSGGNLQYLYQMEGADTEWLKTAGTSVQYPALPPGKYLFKVAALDKWGRISKQPAIISIYITPPIWETWYFKLAVTLLFLGLALSIGYAVLSYYKNRNEWERRMIESEQMALRSQMNPHFIFNSLNAIQYFVTENDKVSANRYLSVFSTLIRKVLNYSQQSYISLEDEIEYLRLYLEIESLRFKDKFTCTLSVSPEILPAEIDIPPMLIQPYIENALHHGLLSKKEGSRLLNIHFEQIQPDVLQCVVTDNGIGRTKAKEQTRDREGMGIGSSNPQARLAILNRLLKKPIQVIITDLYDTDQEPAGTKVTIAIPVYSGA, encoded by the coding sequence ATGAAAGTAGGATGCTGCATTTTATGGTGGATAGTTGTGTTTGTGGTTGCCGGAGTAGCAGACATAGTTGCCCAACAACCTTTGTATATCCATTACAATATAGACAAAGGTCTGCCTGCAATTCAGGTGTATCATGTAGTACAGGACAATAAAGGATTTGTCTGGTTTTCGACGGCAATGGGGGTTTGCCGTTTTGATGGAAGCGGATTTACTACCTACACAAGACCTGAAGATATTCCTGCTATTTATGTTGCCGATTTAGAGGCAAGCGCAAAGGAAGAACTTTGGTTGCTTTACGGGCAACCTGATGCGGCGTTTTTTTTTCAAAACTCCCGATACAATGCTTCCGGTTCGCCTTTTGGTGAACTCCTTCCTGAACAGAAGCGGTATTTCAAACAGCCGGTGAGTTGTACTTTGAAAGAAACCGATCTAAACACAGTTTGGATAGGAACATGGGGGGGAGGGGTTTACCGGTGCACGCAATATCAAACGCCACAACTTCGGGTACAGCCTTTGTTGTCAGGCAAAACAATTACCTCCATATTTAAAGACCGGGAGGGCAATTACTGGTTTACCACTTTAGATGATGGTGTGTTTTTGCTCACTCAACCCGATGTGCTAACGTTTACCACTGCTGACGGGTTACCTGCAAACGATCTTTACACCGTAACCGGATCGCCTTACGGGCAGGTATGGGTGGGCACCGGAAGGGGAAGCGTGGCCTACCGTCCGGTAGATGGTGGCAGTTGGCAGGTTTTTGAAAATATCTCGAATGATAATGTGTTTAATCGGGTGAATGATATCAGTGTAGATTCGGACAAACAAATATGGGTAGCTACCGATGGAGGGCTGTATTTTATTGACCCGTCGGCAGGATGGTTTTTGCTCAATCTGACTCCGACTACTGCGTTTGCACCGGCGGAAAATCATCAGATTTGGGTGGGGAAGTACCGGTTTCCGACAAAAATCAACCTTAAAACCGGAGCAGAAACAACCGTTATTCCAATTCAGGAACAGGTGAACGCTTTGAGTGCCGTTTCTGACAAGCTACTTTGGATTGGAACTTCTGCGGGATTGTATCGTCATGAAAACGGCAAAAACTTTTATTCGGGCGGCAAAGCCCCAATACTTGCCAAACCTATCAACGACCTTCAGACCGATTCTATGGGGAGATTATGGATAGCCACGGCCGATATCGGAATCCTGATTAAGCAGCAAAATACCGTCATACACCTGACTACTGCCAACGGGTTGAACAGCAATACCTGTAATGCCATATTTTTGGATAGCAATATGAGGGCATGGGCGGCTACCAATAAAGGGTTGAACCGGATTTTGATGAAAGAGATGGACCCGGCAACTGTTGAAGTAAAGACTTATTCCCGATTGGATGGACTGGCTTCCGATTTTGTAAACGATGTTTGGGTAAACGGTGACTCGGTTTGGGTGGCAACAGTTCAGGGGTTAACCGTGCTGCCTGTCCGGGATATTCCACAAGACAGTATTTCACCTCCGGTTTATATCACGAGTATGTCTGTTTGGAACAATGTAGTCCCACCAAATCCGGCCTACCGGCTGACTTATCGTCAAAACAATCTCAGCATTGCCTTTACCGGTCTCTCTTATCGTTCAGGTGGCAATTTGCAATATCTTTACCAAATGGAAGGCGCAGATACCGAGTGGCTCAAAACCGCAGGTACTTCGGTTCAATATCCCGCTTTGCCGCCCGGAAAATACCTGTTTAAGGTAGCAGCACTTGACAAATGGGGGAGGATAAGCAAACAGCCTGCAATAATTTCAATTTATATCACCCCGCCAATCTGGGAAACCTGGTATTTCAAACTGGCAGTAACCCTGTTGTTCCTCGGTTTAGCACTTAGTATTGGTTATGCTGTTCTGAGTTATTACAAAAACCGCAACGAATGGGAGCGAAGAATGATTGAATCGGAGCAGATGGCATTGCGCTCGCAAATGAACCCGCATTTTATTTTTAATTCACTGAATGCCATACAGTACTTTGTTACCGAAAACGACAAAGTTTCTGCCAACAGGTATTTGTCGGTTTTTTCGACTTTGATTCGCAAGGTGCTGAACTACTCCCAACAATCTTATATTAGCCTGGAAGATGAAATTGAGTATCTCCGGTTATACCTTGAAATCGAATCCTTGCGGTTTAAAGATAAGTTTACCTGCACACTCAGCGTTTCTCCCGAAATTTTACCTGCTGAAATTGACATTCCACCCATGCTAATACAGCCGTATATCGAAAACGCCCTTCACCACGGACTTTTGAGCAAAAAAGAAGGCAGCCGTTTGCTGAACATTCATTTTGAACAAATTCAGCCCGATGTATTGCAATGCGTGGTTACCGATAACGGGATCGGCAGGACAAAGGCCAAAGAACAAACCCGGGACAGGGAAGGAATGGGCATAGGCTCGTCCAATCCGCAAGCACGTTTGGCTATTTTAAACAGGCTGCTTAAAAAACCGATTCAGGTCATTATTACCGACCTATATGACACTGATCAAGAACCGGCAGGCACAAAAGTAACCATCGCTATACCGGTTTATAGCGGGGCATAA
- a CDS encoding sigma-70 family RNA polymerase sigma factor, producing the protein MEEPPKFDKLSDEERDNIIIRDFVPFSDALLNFAFRLTYDEAKAEDLVQDTFEKACKAISTFQVGTNAKAWLFTILRNIFINDYRKSKKKQITGTFEDVEKQHHHVDGKSANTIDFGDETFKEMLGDEVLEAVESLQDDFRTIIFLDLEDFKYAEMAKILQIPQGTVRSRLHRARNALKEKLLEYSLKMGYNTKEKKKNKKK; encoded by the coding sequence ATGGAAGAACCACCCAAATTTGACAAACTAAGCGATGAAGAACGCGACAACATTATAATCAGGGATTTTGTACCCTTTTCTGACGCACTCTTAAATTTCGCCTTTCGTTTAACCTATGATGAAGCTAAAGCCGAAGACTTAGTGCAGGATACTTTCGAAAAAGCCTGTAAGGCCATCTCAACTTTTCAGGTTGGAACTAATGCAAAAGCATGGCTGTTTACCATACTGAGAAATATATTTATCAACGACTATCGCAAAAGTAAAAAAAAGCAAATAACCGGCACGTTTGAAGATGTCGAAAAACAACACCATCATGTTGATGGAAAGTCGGCCAATACAATTGATTTTGGTGATGAAACTTTTAAGGAAATGTTAGGGGATGAAGTATTGGAAGCCGTCGAATCCCTGCAGGATGATTTCCGGACTATCATCTTCTTAGATTTGGAAGATTTTAAGTATGCCGAAATGGCAAAAATTCTGCAAATTCCACAAGGTACCGTTCGTTCTCGTTTACACAGGGCCAGAAATGCCTTAAAAGAAAAACTTTTGGAGTATAGCCTCAAAATGGGTTATAACACAAAAGAAAAAAAGAAAAACAAAAAAAAATAA
- the meaB gene encoding methylmalonyl Co-A mutase-associated GTPase MeaB, whose protein sequence is MFIEELYRSVAGGNYRSLARAISIVENESEGHQQYLKLLQFDKSPPVIGVTGPPGAGKSSLVNSMIDVLLNQKSKIAILAVDPTSPFNYGALLGDRIRLSKHFNNPDIYIRSLATRGSLGGLSGKIIEVVDVVKTAPFDYIFVETVGVGQSEVEIAGLADTTIVVMVPEAGDDIQTMKSGIMEIADIFVVNKADRENADMFVYNLSKMLHEKPADDWTVPVIKTIAKTNIEPLGIEELILQIQLHGQYSRNHPKKAYLLAQKALHLIQNQRMKDIDQRQLIRQIEDELKKNSPFNLYRFVEKFQL, encoded by the coding sequence ATGTTTATAGAGGAGCTATACCGGTCAGTTGCCGGGGGCAATTACCGCTCCTTAGCCCGCGCTATTTCTATTGTTGAAAACGAGTCGGAAGGACATCAACAGTACCTGAAATTGCTCCAATTCGACAAATCTCCACCTGTTATTGGAGTAACCGGACCTCCCGGAGCCGGTAAAAGTTCTTTGGTAAATTCCATGATTGATGTGCTCCTTAACCAAAAATCAAAAATAGCGATTCTTGCGGTTGACCCTACTTCCCCTTTTAACTACGGTGCTTTGCTTGGCGACAGAATTCGCCTGAGTAAGCATTTCAACAATCCGGACATTTATATCCGCTCTTTGGCTACACGAGGCTCATTGGGAGGGCTTTCCGGTAAAATTATCGAAGTGGTTGATGTTGTAAAAACCGCGCCATTCGATTATATTTTTGTTGAAACAGTTGGAGTTGGTCAGTCTGAAGTCGAAATTGCCGGACTTGCCGATACAACTATTGTAGTCATGGTGCCTGAAGCCGGAGACGATATTCAAACCATGAAATCGGGCATAATGGAAATTGCCGATATTTTCGTAGTCAATAAAGCAGATCGGGAAAATGCCGATATGTTTGTCTATAACCTGAGCAAAATGCTGCACGAAAAACCTGCAGATGATTGGACAGTTCCCGTAATCAAAACCATTGCAAAAACAAATATTGAACCATTAGGTATAGAAGAACTCATCCTTCAGATTCAACTTCATGGGCAATACAGCCGAAATCACCCCAAAAAGGCATACCTGCTGGCCCAAAAAGCACTCCACCTGATCCAGAATCAAAGAATGAAAGACATTGACCAGCGTCAACTTATTCGCCAAATTGAAGATGAACTCAAAAAAAACAGCCCTTTTAACTTGTACCGGTTTGTAGAAAAATTTCAGTTGTAA
- the bamD gene encoding outer membrane protein assembly factor BamD, with protein MKSLNFWGICGLMLLLSVLFMSGCDTYQKILKSSDYPLKYEKVKEYYNAGEYDKALPLFEELMGIYRGVKEAEKLYYFYAYCHYGLEDYFSASHYFKTFISAYPRSIYTEDAQFMVGYSFYKMSPQTSLEQGNTQKAIEALQLFANTYPNSSKVEKCNNLIDELREKLEDKAYNTAELYFRIKSYKAAATAYRNILSDFPDTKRKEEIMFKVVKSYYLLALNSIEEKKRERFQFAIDAYSEFADQYPDSKYHREAERIFSQSTDHLTKILSNAQ; from the coding sequence ATGAAGTCATTAAATTTTTGGGGCATTTGTGGGTTAATGCTGCTTTTGTCCGTTTTATTTATGAGCGGCTGTGACACTTACCAGAAAATCTTGAAAAGTAGTGATTATCCCCTCAAATATGAAAAAGTTAAAGAGTACTACAATGCCGGAGAATATGACAAGGCATTGCCTTTATTTGAAGAACTAATGGGGATTTACAGGGGCGTTAAAGAAGCTGAAAAACTATATTACTTCTATGCCTATTGTCACTACGGTCTTGAAGATTATTTTTCGGCTTCACACTATTTTAAAACGTTTATTTCTGCCTATCCACGAAGCATTTATACCGAAGATGCTCAATTTATGGTAGGATACAGTTTCTACAAAATGTCGCCTCAGACTTCATTGGAACAAGGAAATACTCAAAAAGCAATTGAAGCACTTCAACTCTTTGCAAACACCTACCCTAACAGTTCCAAAGTTGAAAAATGCAACAACCTGATTGATGAATTGCGTGAAAAATTAGAAGACAAAGCCTATAATACCGCCGAGTTATACTTCAGAATAAAATCTTACAAAGCAGCTGCAACCGCATACAGGAACATACTTTCAGATTTTCCGGATACAAAACGCAAAGAAGAAATCATGTTTAAAGTGGTCAAATCGTATTATCTGTTAGCACTCAACAGTATTGAAGAAAAAAAGCGCGAGCGTTTCCAGTTTGCCATAGATGCTTATTCTGAATTTGCCGACCAATATCCTGACAGTAAATACCACCGCGAAGCGGAACGAATATTTTCACAATCTACCGATCACCTGACAAAAATATTATCGAATGCCCAGTAA
- a CDS encoding DNA-directed RNA polymerase subunit omega, translating into MPSNKKKKQYNISPHIEARNMSEIATKTGNVYQSINVIAKRSNQIAVKLKDELHTKIDEFASSTDSLEEVHENKEQIEISRFYEKMPHPTLLAFEEFVEDKIYYRKQEEEQTDAVVVKE; encoded by the coding sequence ATGCCCAGTAATAAAAAGAAAAAACAGTACAACATCAGCCCTCATATCGAGGCCAGAAACATGTCTGAAATTGCCACAAAAACAGGCAATGTCTATCAGTCCATCAATGTCATTGCCAAAAGGTCAAACCAGATTGCTGTAAAACTGAAAGACGAATTACATACAAAAATTGACGAATTTGCATCAAGCACCGACTCCTTGGAAGAAGTGCATGAAAACAAAGAACAAATCGAAATTTCCCGCTTTTATGAAAAAATGCCACATCCTACCCTATTGGCATTTGAAGAATTTGTTGAGGACAAAATCTATTACCGCAAACAAGAGGAAGAGCAAACTGATGCCGTTGTAGTTAAAGAATAG
- the coaBC gene encoding bifunctional phosphopantothenoylcysteine decarboxylase/phosphopantothenate--cysteine ligase CoaBC gives MVLKGRKILLGVCGSIAAYKAAILVRLLVKHGAEVRVVMTRSAAGFVGPLTFSTLSKNPALIEFSEKDEQVWNNHVELGLWADVMLIAPASANTIAKLANGLCDNLLCATYLSARCPVLIAPAMDIDMWQHLATQRNIQMLSQAGNQIIPVGSGELASGLWGDGRLAEPEEILNFLILHFSKTHQTNSCLQNKNLLITAGPTYEPIDPVRFVGNRSSGIMGIALTKEALLRGASVCLVMGPTSQPMPQHPNLNIIHVETAEEMFQACVVKFEQTDIAILAAAVSDYTPTYPQTSKIKKHTDEFNVVMHKTKDILAHLGNIKRKNQILAGFALETDNEIENAFKKVKTKNLDFVVLNSLKDEGAGFKHATNKITIIDKSGNQTPFPLKNKNEVAKDILDKVCQLQKSI, from the coding sequence ATGGTTTTAAAAGGCAGGAAAATATTGTTGGGCGTTTGTGGCAGCATTGCTGCCTATAAAGCGGCCATATTAGTCCGGCTTTTGGTCAAACATGGTGCAGAAGTGAGAGTTGTCATGACTCGTAGTGCCGCCGGCTTTGTCGGTCCTCTGACTTTTTCCACCTTGTCAAAAAACCCGGCACTGATTGAATTTTCGGAAAAAGACGAACAGGTTTGGAACAACCACGTTGAACTCGGCTTATGGGCTGATGTTATGCTCATAGCTCCTGCTTCTGCAAACACGATTGCCAAATTGGCCAACGGACTTTGCGACAACCTGCTTTGTGCCACGTATCTCTCTGCGCGATGCCCGGTGTTAATTGCCCCCGCAATGGATATTGATATGTGGCAGCACCTCGCAACCCAGCGAAACATCCAAATGCTTTCCCAAGCCGGAAATCAAATAATACCTGTTGGCAGCGGTGAACTGGCCAGCGGATTATGGGGTGATGGTCGTCTGGCAGAGCCAGAAGAAATCCTCAACTTTTTGATACTGCATTTTTCCAAAACTCACCAAACAAATTCCTGTTTGCAAAACAAAAACCTGCTCATTACCGCCGGCCCTACTTACGAACCAATTGATCCGGTACGTTTTGTGGGCAACCGGTCTTCCGGTATCATGGGAATTGCCTTAACTAAGGAAGCCTTACTGAGAGGTGCTTCTGTTTGCTTGGTCATGGGACCCACTTCTCAACCAATGCCACAACATCCAAATCTAAATATCATACACGTAGAAACAGCGGAAGAGATGTTTCAGGCTTGTGTGGTTAAATTTGAACAAACAGATATCGCCATTCTGGCTGCTGCCGTCAGTGACTACACCCCAACTTATCCGCAAACTTCAAAAATAAAGAAGCATACTGATGAGTTTAATGTAGTAATGCATAAAACCAAAGACATCCTTGCACATTTAGGCAACATTAAACGCAAAAATCAGATTTTAGCAGGTTTTGCACTCGAAACTGATAACGAAATTGAAAACGCTTTTAAAAAAGTAAAGACCAAGAATCTCGATTTCGTGGTGCTCAATTCTCTTAAAGACGAAGGCGCGGGTTTTAAACATGCAACCAATAAAATTACCATTATAGATAAATCCGGTAATCAAACTCCTTTTCCCTTAAAAAACAAAAACGAAGTTGCAAAAGACATACTCGATAAAGTATGCCAATTACAAAAAAGTATTTGA